One Molothrus aeneus isolate 106 chromosome 6, BPBGC_Maene_1.0, whole genome shotgun sequence genomic window carries:
- the IGHMBP2 gene encoding DNA-binding protein SMUBP-2 isoform X1: MAAEAAERHLGLLRDEREAELAQSRAWQESVSLKELQRRGVCLLKLQVSSQRTGLYGRLLVTFQPRKQDSDTELPSNSFGPGDIVGLYESAGQGDPLCTGVLTRVTPKAVTVALEEARDGELALDHERSFRLLKLANDVTYNRLKRALTALKQYRGGPASDLIDVLFFASAPRAFPETKPLEFFNGSLDESQREAVSFSLAQRELAIIHGPPGTGKTTTLVEIILQAVQQGLKVLCCAPSNVAVDNLVERLAGCRARLLRLGHPARLLQPIQQHSLDAVLARGDNAHIVADIRRDIDHAWAKTKKAQDKGERSHFLGEIKTLRKELKEREEAAMTAALSQASIVLATNTGASSDGPLKLLPETHFDLVVIDECAQALEASCWIPLLKAPKCILAGDHKQLPPTIISHRAAAEGLSLSLMERLAGHYGERAVRMLTVQYRMHRLIMEWASSELYGGRLSAHPSVAQHLLRDLPGVCDTEETSIPLLLIDTAGCGLFELEVEDEQSKGNPGEVQLVGMHVQALVDAGVKAKDIAVVAPYNLQVDMLRQHLCHSHPELEIKSVDGFQGREKEAVILSFVRSNKKGEVGFLAEERRINVAVTRARRQVAVVCDSHTVGSRPFLRRLLDHLAQHGLVRSAFEYLDDLVPQNYPGEGQAQRQQGPKAPGPKARPAPAPAGKIKAAAGGTGSQKQGARSSPSPATAGRDSSGSKEGGDRFRAMLVAFLASSEAQLDFPTSLNSHERMLVHVLAEEYGLQHLSSGEGRDRYISVRKRLPKQPPLPSEPFPEPPLPSEPLPEPPLPSEALPEPPLPPEPLPKPQHPHGNTPDRAEPGESSKSSGKVDLKSLHLERVQREKARREEAARKVQEPRNGRRKKDKSEAKGKPAIGSAAGEDFDALISAAMEADRTCGFPRCKASVTTLGQLCHHCQRLFCLSHHIPEVHGCGDKAKAQARQRISREGILYPGSGSKDKSLDPARRAHLQRRLDQKLSELMSQRKGKKKDKEK; the protein is encoded by the exons AtggcggcggaggcggcggagcggcacctggggctgctgcggGACGAgcgggaggcagagctggcccagAGCAG GGCATGGCAGGAGAGCGTCTCCCTGAAGGAATTGCAGCGGAGAGGTGTCTGCTTGCTCAAGCTCCAGGTCAGCAGCCAGAGAACCGGCCTCTACGGGCGTCTCCTGGTGACATTCCAGCCCAGGAAGCAGGACTCGGACACCGAGCTGCCCTCCAACAGCTTTGGGCCTG GGGACATCGTGGGGCTCTATGAGtcggctgggcagggggacccGCTGTGCACGGGCGTGCTGACACGTGTCACCCCCAAGGCAGTGACAGTGGCCCTGGAGGAGGCCCGGGATggggagctggccctggaccATGAGCGCTCTTTCCGCCTGCTCAAGCTGGCCAACGATGTCACCTACAACAGGCTCAAAAG AGCTCTAACTGCACTCAAGCAGTACCGTGGCGGCCCAGCCTCTGACCTGATCGACGTCCTCTTCTttgcctctgctcccagggcgTTCCCTGAAACAA agcctctggagTTCTTCAATGGCTCCCTGGATGAGTCTCAGAGGGAAGCTGTGTCCTTCTCCCTGGCTCAGAGGGAGCTGGCCATCATCCACGGGCCTCCAGGCACAGGGAAAACCACGACCCTGGTGGAGATCAtcctgcaggctgtgcagcAGGGCCTGAAG gtgctgtgctgtgccccgTCCAACGTGGCCGTGGATAACCTGGTGGAGCGGCTGGCGGGCTGCAGGGCGCGGCTGCTGCGGCTGGGCCACCCCGCCCgcctgctccagcccatccaGCAGCACTCCCTGGACGCCGTGCTGGCCCGAGGGGACAACGCCCACATCGTGGCTGACATCAGGAGGGACATCGACCACGCCTGG gCAAAAACCAAAAAGGCCCAAGACAAAGGAGAGCGAAGCCATTTTCTGGGTGAGATCAAGACCCTGAGGAAGGAGctgaaggagagagaagaggcTGCCATGACTGCAGCCCTCAGCCAGGCCAGCATTGTCCTTGCCACCAACACAG GTGCTTCCTCAGACGGCCCCCTGAAGCTGCTGCCTGAAACCCACTTTGACCTGGTGGTGATTGATGAGTGTGCCCAGGCTCTGGAAGCCAGCTGCTGGATCCCTCTGCTGAAGGCTCCCAAGTGCATCCTGGCTGGGGATCACAAGCAGCTGCCCCCCACCATCATCTCCCACAG GGCCGCGGCCGaggggctgtccctgagccTGATGGAGCGGCTGGCGGGGCACTACGGGGAGCGGGCGGTGCGGATGCTGACCGTGCAGTACCGCATGCACCGGCTCATCATGGAATGGGCGTCCTCGGAGCTCTACGGCGGCCGGCTCAGCGCACACCCCTCCGTGGCACAGCACCTGCTCAG GGACCTGCCAGGTGTCTGTGACACAGAAGAGACCAGCATTCCCCTGTTGCTCATAGACACCGCTGGCTGTGGCCTGTTTGAGCTGGAAGTGGAGGATGAACAGTCCAAGGGGAATCCAG gggagGTCCAGCTGGTGGGGATGCACGTCCAGGCCTTGGTGGATGCTGGTGTGAAGGCCAAGGACATCGCTGTGGTGGCCCCCTACAACCTCCAg GTGGACATGCTCAGACAGCACCTTTGCCACAGCCACCCCGAGCTGGAAATTAAATCAGTGGATGGtttccagggcagggagaaggaggCAGTGATCCTGTCCTTTGTCAGATCCAACAAGAAAG GTGAGGTGGGCTTCCTGGCCGAGGAGCGCCGGATCAACGTGGCGGTGACGCGGGCGCGGCGCCAGGTGGCCGTGGTGTGTGACAGCCACACCGTGGGCAGCCGCCCCTTCCTGCGGCGCCTGCTGGACCACCTGGCCCAGCACGGCCTCGTGCGCTCCGCCTTCGAGTACCTGGATGACCTCGTGCCCCAAAACTACCCCGGGGAGGGCCAGGCCCAGCGCCAGCAGGGCCCCAAGGCACCGGGCCCCAAAGCGCGGCCGGCTCCggctccagctgggaagatCAAGGCGGCAGCAGGCGGAACAGGGAGCCAGAAACAGGGAGCACGGAGCTCCCCgagccctgccacagctgggagggacagCTCAGGGTCAAAGGAGGGTGGGGACAGGTTCAGGGCCATGCTGGTGGCCTTCCTGGCGAGCAGCGAGGCACAGCTGGATTTCCCAACATCCCTGAATTCCCACGAGCGGATGCTGGTCCACGTGCTGGCAGAGGAGTACGGGCTGCAGCACCTGAGCTCCGGGGAGGGCCGGGACAGGTACATCAGTGTCCGCAAGAGACTCCCCAAGCAGCCCCCGCTGCCCTCTGAGCCCTTTCCCGAGCCCCCACTGCCCTCTGAGCCCCTTCCTGAGCCCCCGCTGCCCTCTGAGGCCCTTCCTGAGCCCCCACTACcccctgagccccttcccaaGCCCCAGCATCCCCACGGGAACACCCCTGACCGTGCAGAGCCAGGGGAAAGCAGCAAGAGCTCAGGGAAAGTGGATCTGAAATCCCTGCACCTGGAGAGAGTCCAAAGGGAGAAAGCCAGGCGGGAGGAGGCGGCCAGGAAAGTGCAGGAGCCCAGGAatggcagaaggaaaaaggacaagagTGAAGCCAAAG GAAAGCCGGCGATCGGGAGCGCGGCCGGGGAGGATTTCGACGCTCTGATCTCCGCTGCCATGGAAGCTGACAGGACCTGTGGCTTCCCCCGCTGCAAGGCCTCTGTCACCACCCtgggccagctctgccaccactgccagcGGCTCTTCTGCCTCAGCCACCACATCCCTGAG GTGCACGGCTGTGGGGACAAGGCCAAGGCGCAGGCCCGGCAGCGGATCAGCCGGGAGGGGATCCTGTACCCCGGCAGCGGCTCCAAGGACAAATCCCTGGATCCCGCCAGGCGAGCCCACCTCCAGCGCCGCCTGGACCAGAAGCTCAGTGAGCTGATGAGCCAGAGGAAGGGcaaaaagaaagacaaggagAAATGA
- the MRPL21 gene encoding large ribosomal subunit protein bL21m has product MAAARARRAGASLLSAAVRHRSSQSSSPQAGLVAKTSLTSPPWPEVKLPDPVEEAKYHAEVVQKVNGLIAAGHYGRLFAVVHFASKQWKITSEDLIMMDNVLEAECGDRIRMEKVLLVGADDFTLIGRPLLGKDLVRVEATVIEKTESWPKVNMRFWRRHNFQRKKIISNPQTVLRINTIEIYPCLS; this is encoded by the exons ATGGCGGCGGCGCGAGCGCGGCGGGCGGGAG cCTCGCTGCTTTCGGCTGCGGTCCGGCACCGGAGTTCCCAGAGCTCATCCCCACAGGCAGG ACTCGTTGCCAAAACTTCCCTGACTTCACCCCCATGGCCTGAAGTGAAACTTccagatccagtggaagaagccAAGTATCATGCAG AGGTGGTGCAGAAGGTGAACGGGCTGATCGCGGCGGGGCACTATGGGCGCCTCTTCGCCGTCGTGCACTTTGCCAGCAAGCAGTGGAAAATCACCAGTGAGGACCTCATCATGATGGACAACGTCCTGGAGGCCGAGTGTGGAGACCGGATCCGCATGGAAAAG GTTTTGCTGGTTGGTGCTGATGACTTCACGCTCATTGGAAGGCCGCTGCTGGG GAAGGACCTGGTCCGTGTGGAGGCCACGGTGATTGAGAAGACGGAGTCGTGGCCCAAGGTCAACATGCGCTTCTGGAGGAGACACAACTTCCAGAGGAAGAAAA tCATTTCAAACCCCCAGACTGTCCTCAGGATCAACACCATTGAGATCTACCCCTGCTTGTCCTGA
- the IGHMBP2 gene encoding DNA-binding protein SMUBP-2 isoform X2, with product MAAEAAERHLGLLRDEREAELAQSRAWQESVSLKELQRRGVCLLKLQVSSQRTGLYGRLLVTFQPRKQDSDTELPSNSFGPGDIVGLYESAGQGDPLCTGVLTRVTPKAVTVALEEARDGELALDHERSFRLLKLANDVTYNRLKRALTALKQYRGGPASDLIDVLFFASAPRAFPETKPLEFFNGSLDESQREAVSFSLAQRELAIIHGPPGTGKTTTLVEIILQAVQQGLKVLCCAPSNVAVDNLVERLAGCRARLLRLGHPARLLQPIQQHSLDAVLARGDNAHIVADIRRDIDHAWAKTKKAQDKGERSHFLGEIKTLRKELKEREEAAMTAALSQASIVLATNTGASSDGPLKLLPETHFDLVVIDECAQALEASCWIPLLKAPKCILAGDHKQLPPTIISHRAAAEGLSLSLMERLAGHYGERAVRMLTVQYRMHRLIMEWASSELYGGRLSAHPSVAQHLLRDLPGVCDTEETSIPLLLIDTAGCGLFELEVEDEQSKGNPGEVQLVGMHVQALVDAGVKAKDIAVVAPYNLQVDMLRQHLCHSHPELEIKSVDGFQGREKEAVILSFVRSNKKGEVGFLAEERRINVAVTRARRQVAVVCDSHTVGSRPFLRRLLDHLAQHGLVRSAFEYLDDLVPQNYPGEGQAQRQQGPKAPGPKARPAPAPAGKIKAAAGGTGSQKQGARSSPSPATAGRDSSGSKEGGDRFRAMLVAFLASSEAQLDFPTSLNSHERMLVHVLAEEYGLQHLSSGEGRDRYISVRKRLPKQPPLPSEPFPEPPLPSEPLPEPPLPSEALPEPPLPPEPLPKPQHPHGNTPDRAEPGESSKSSGKVDLKSLHLERVQREKARREEAARKVQEPRNGRRKKDKSEAKAGDRERGRGGFRRSDLRCHGS from the exons AtggcggcggaggcggcggagcggcacctggggctgctgcggGACGAgcgggaggcagagctggcccagAGCAG GGCATGGCAGGAGAGCGTCTCCCTGAAGGAATTGCAGCGGAGAGGTGTCTGCTTGCTCAAGCTCCAGGTCAGCAGCCAGAGAACCGGCCTCTACGGGCGTCTCCTGGTGACATTCCAGCCCAGGAAGCAGGACTCGGACACCGAGCTGCCCTCCAACAGCTTTGGGCCTG GGGACATCGTGGGGCTCTATGAGtcggctgggcagggggacccGCTGTGCACGGGCGTGCTGACACGTGTCACCCCCAAGGCAGTGACAGTGGCCCTGGAGGAGGCCCGGGATggggagctggccctggaccATGAGCGCTCTTTCCGCCTGCTCAAGCTGGCCAACGATGTCACCTACAACAGGCTCAAAAG AGCTCTAACTGCACTCAAGCAGTACCGTGGCGGCCCAGCCTCTGACCTGATCGACGTCCTCTTCTttgcctctgctcccagggcgTTCCCTGAAACAA agcctctggagTTCTTCAATGGCTCCCTGGATGAGTCTCAGAGGGAAGCTGTGTCCTTCTCCCTGGCTCAGAGGGAGCTGGCCATCATCCACGGGCCTCCAGGCACAGGGAAAACCACGACCCTGGTGGAGATCAtcctgcaggctgtgcagcAGGGCCTGAAG gtgctgtgctgtgccccgTCCAACGTGGCCGTGGATAACCTGGTGGAGCGGCTGGCGGGCTGCAGGGCGCGGCTGCTGCGGCTGGGCCACCCCGCCCgcctgctccagcccatccaGCAGCACTCCCTGGACGCCGTGCTGGCCCGAGGGGACAACGCCCACATCGTGGCTGACATCAGGAGGGACATCGACCACGCCTGG gCAAAAACCAAAAAGGCCCAAGACAAAGGAGAGCGAAGCCATTTTCTGGGTGAGATCAAGACCCTGAGGAAGGAGctgaaggagagagaagaggcTGCCATGACTGCAGCCCTCAGCCAGGCCAGCATTGTCCTTGCCACCAACACAG GTGCTTCCTCAGACGGCCCCCTGAAGCTGCTGCCTGAAACCCACTTTGACCTGGTGGTGATTGATGAGTGTGCCCAGGCTCTGGAAGCCAGCTGCTGGATCCCTCTGCTGAAGGCTCCCAAGTGCATCCTGGCTGGGGATCACAAGCAGCTGCCCCCCACCATCATCTCCCACAG GGCCGCGGCCGaggggctgtccctgagccTGATGGAGCGGCTGGCGGGGCACTACGGGGAGCGGGCGGTGCGGATGCTGACCGTGCAGTACCGCATGCACCGGCTCATCATGGAATGGGCGTCCTCGGAGCTCTACGGCGGCCGGCTCAGCGCACACCCCTCCGTGGCACAGCACCTGCTCAG GGACCTGCCAGGTGTCTGTGACACAGAAGAGACCAGCATTCCCCTGTTGCTCATAGACACCGCTGGCTGTGGCCTGTTTGAGCTGGAAGTGGAGGATGAACAGTCCAAGGGGAATCCAG gggagGTCCAGCTGGTGGGGATGCACGTCCAGGCCTTGGTGGATGCTGGTGTGAAGGCCAAGGACATCGCTGTGGTGGCCCCCTACAACCTCCAg GTGGACATGCTCAGACAGCACCTTTGCCACAGCCACCCCGAGCTGGAAATTAAATCAGTGGATGGtttccagggcagggagaaggaggCAGTGATCCTGTCCTTTGTCAGATCCAACAAGAAAG GTGAGGTGGGCTTCCTGGCCGAGGAGCGCCGGATCAACGTGGCGGTGACGCGGGCGCGGCGCCAGGTGGCCGTGGTGTGTGACAGCCACACCGTGGGCAGCCGCCCCTTCCTGCGGCGCCTGCTGGACCACCTGGCCCAGCACGGCCTCGTGCGCTCCGCCTTCGAGTACCTGGATGACCTCGTGCCCCAAAACTACCCCGGGGAGGGCCAGGCCCAGCGCCAGCAGGGCCCCAAGGCACCGGGCCCCAAAGCGCGGCCGGCTCCggctccagctgggaagatCAAGGCGGCAGCAGGCGGAACAGGGAGCCAGAAACAGGGAGCACGGAGCTCCCCgagccctgccacagctgggagggacagCTCAGGGTCAAAGGAGGGTGGGGACAGGTTCAGGGCCATGCTGGTGGCCTTCCTGGCGAGCAGCGAGGCACAGCTGGATTTCCCAACATCCCTGAATTCCCACGAGCGGATGCTGGTCCACGTGCTGGCAGAGGAGTACGGGCTGCAGCACCTGAGCTCCGGGGAGGGCCGGGACAGGTACATCAGTGTCCGCAAGAGACTCCCCAAGCAGCCCCCGCTGCCCTCTGAGCCCTTTCCCGAGCCCCCACTGCCCTCTGAGCCCCTTCCTGAGCCCCCGCTGCCCTCTGAGGCCCTTCCTGAGCCCCCACTACcccctgagccccttcccaaGCCCCAGCATCCCCACGGGAACACCCCTGACCGTGCAGAGCCAGGGGAAAGCAGCAAGAGCTCAGGGAAAGTGGATCTGAAATCCCTGCACCTGGAGAGAGTCCAAAGGGAGAAAGCCAGGCGGGAGGAGGCGGCCAGGAAAGTGCAGGAGCCCAGGAatggcagaaggaaaaaggacaagagTGAAGCCAAAG CCGGCGATCGGGAGCGCGGCCGGGGAGGATTTCGACGCTCTGATCTCCGCTGCCATGGAAGCTGA